In one Mucilaginibacter ginsenosidivorax genomic region, the following are encoded:
- a CDS encoding RNA polymerase sigma-70 factor, with amino-acid sequence MNNLEVQLLTDERLIALIQENDLAAFERIYNKYWSKLYLSAYNILRDRQVSEDVTQEVLVNLWMKRANLQLTSLNAYLYTAVRYQVFNVIRSGKVRADLFNHLEELFSNNGGEDILSQKDINRLLEQGVAELPEKCRQIFIMSRKEHLTTKEIAERLGIAPKTVENQLTVALNRLRKTLGDFVCLAAIMLCGRWF; translated from the coding sequence ATGAATAACCTGGAGGTTCAGCTATTGACAGATGAGCGGCTTATAGCGTTGATCCAGGAGAATGATCTTGCGGCATTTGAACGTATCTATAATAAATATTGGTCAAAGCTTTATCTTTCAGCATACAATATCCTCAGAGACCGTCAGGTATCTGAAGACGTTACCCAGGAGGTATTGGTTAACCTATGGATGAAACGTGCTAATCTTCAACTAACCTCTTTGAATGCTTATTTATATACAGCCGTGCGTTACCAGGTGTTTAATGTTATCCGCTCTGGCAAGGTAAGAGCAGATCTTTTTAATCACCTGGAAGAACTTTTTAGCAATAACGGGGGCGAAGATATCTTATCCCAAAAAGATATTAACCGTTTGCTGGAGCAGGGGGTGGCCGAACTGCCCGAAAAGTGCCGGCAAATATTTATTATGAGCCGTAAAGAACACCTAACCACCAAAGAAATTGCCGAACGGCTCGGAATCGCCCCTAAAACAGTTGAAAATCAACTAACTGTAGCCTTGAACCGTTTGCGTAAAACCCTGGGCGATTTTGTTTGCTTAGCTGCCATTATGCTATGCGGGCGATGGTTTTGA
- a CDS encoding FecR family protein, whose amino-acid sequence MKKETLLILINKYLSNQATAEEEELLLNYYNTLQKSELKWDELTMGDENTARAELYDKVLLEIKARESAPKRIIFLRRWFVAASITLFLVASSLLVFYLKSGTSGLLTKNKPQSATGNTIAPGGNKALLTLANGSKIILDDAATGELAKQSGVKVTKAANGQLVYTVENASPNSAASAEVAFNTIETPKGGQYQVDLPDGSKVWLNAGSSLRYPTNFNGDVRSVQLAGEAYFEVAKNAKKPFRVVSNSQVVEVLGTHFNISSYIDDTSVKTTLLEGSVKVLSTKSNQSKLLKPGEQSNINYLSNSFNIQTVNTEEVIAWKNGYFLFVDEDLKSIMSKFARWYNVDVEYAGNVDNLRFGGMVSRSRDLAQALKIIEQTGNVKTKIEGRRVIIMP is encoded by the coding sequence ATGAAAAAAGAAACACTTCTGATCTTAATAAACAAATACCTTTCAAACCAGGCAACTGCCGAGGAGGAGGAGCTTTTATTAAACTATTACAACACGCTCCAAAAAAGCGAATTGAAATGGGACGAGCTTACCATGGGCGACGAAAACACAGCCCGGGCCGAGCTTTACGATAAGGTACTGCTGGAGATAAAAGCACGCGAATCTGCACCTAAAAGAATTATTTTTTTGAGGAGGTGGTTTGTGGCTGCATCAATTACCTTATTCCTTGTCGCTTCCTCGTTATTGGTTTTTTATCTGAAGTCCGGTACTTCTGGTTTATTAACTAAAAACAAACCGCAATCCGCAACCGGGAATACCATCGCCCCAGGGGGCAATAAAGCGTTATTAACCTTAGCCAACGGTTCAAAAATTATTTTAGATGATGCCGCTACAGGCGAATTGGCCAAACAATCTGGTGTAAAGGTTACCAAAGCTGCCAATGGTCAGTTGGTTTATACCGTCGAAAATGCATCGCCTAATTCAGCTGCCTCTGCGGAGGTGGCTTTTAATACCATTGAAACACCAAAAGGCGGGCAGTACCAGGTTGATTTGCCCGATGGTTCAAAAGTTTGGTTAAATGCAGGCTCATCGCTTCGTTATCCAACCAATTTCAATGGCGATGTGCGCAGTGTTCAATTGGCGGGCGAGGCTTATTTTGAAGTTGCTAAAAATGCTAAAAAACCATTCAGAGTGGTAAGTAACAGCCAGGTGGTTGAAGTGTTAGGTACCCATTTCAATATCAGCTCCTACATTGACGACACTTCGGTTAAAACAACTTTATTAGAAGGTTCTGTTAAGGTGCTGTCAACCAAATCTAATCAATCAAAATTGCTTAAACCGGGCGAGCAATCAAACATCAATTATTTAAGCAACTCATTTAATATACAAACAGTTAATACCGAAGAGGTGATTGCCTGGAAAAATGGCTACTTCCTGTTTGTTGACGAAGACCTGAAAAGCATTATGAGCAAGTTTGCGCGCTGGTATAATGTTGACGTAGAATACGCCGGTAATGTGGATAATTTAAGATTTGGCGGAATGGTGTCGCGTTCAAGAGACTTAGCCCAGGCACTGAAGATCATAGAACAAACAGGAAACGTTAAAACTAAAATTGAAGGAAGGAGAGTCATCATTATGCCTTGA
- a CDS encoding TonB-dependent receptor, producing the protein MKLSIILLVATILQASASGYAQKITLSEKNAPLEKVLKEIREQCGYDFFYNSKVIKQANPVSIDVLNTELEEVLKLTFKGQPFIYSISEKTIIIKPKPFNSPSQPIPVIKVSGIVTDSKGLTLPGASVRIKGTNKGVVTDTEGRFTIDADVNSILVVSFAGFVAKEITVTEATSSLTVQLLDDTKGINEVVVVGYGKQKKLTITGAVTTVNVADITTPNRSLSNALAGKVAGVISMQRSGEPGYDNASFTIRGIGTFTGNANPLIIIDGVQRDDVNSTYGGAYNNIDPEDIQSISLLKDASSTAVYGAKGANGVLIITTKRGVAGKPKISLKTEASMSGLTKTPKMLDAVSWMRLHNEATTNDGNAAAYSEETIQKTASGLDPYLYPNVNWIKSVYKDWAPGYNTNLNVSGGASTVRYYVSASFYDQDGSYKVTKQNGYNPNLNFKRYDFRSNLDIDLTKTTLLTMNLDAMLVSSRYPGLSAGSIWYESYLTPPNAFPIQYPGGKWAGPFNNGGSNPVNDIQNSGYNSEFRPTVQSVFSINQKLDAITDGLSAMARFSFDSYSENDNGRTGTNDLFLATSRDPQGNLVFGQSRYGSQFLGYTQSSSAEKTMYLETNINYDQAFGKHHVGGLLLYNMRSRVQSSAGSVISSIPYNNQGLAARATYAYADRYLLEFDAGYTGSENFEPGKKFGFFPSVSGGWVISREPFFTALSKTFNLLKIRGSHGLVGNDQIGSNYGITRFPYINQYGGGGSVGLGLNGTVYGGTTETVIGVENLTWEKATKDNIGLEIGLFNKLNITIDAYKERRTNILVQRGSLSGILGVSGAVFANLGEMNNHGIEGNVEYNENFGKVSLRLYGNFTYNNNKIVQQDEPKQLYAYQQSTGRKYGDNLMYVAEGLFTSQEDVDKSPTQFGAILRPGDIKYKDVNNDGVINSFDKVYTGKSDVPTILYGAGFTVGYKKFDLSLFFQGTSNVIIMANGSSITGAGATGAGIVPFTGMGTYPSGMLANLESRWTVENPSQNVDYPRLGIANQNSNNYQPSTWWSKDASFVRLKQATLGYTLKPLFLTKAGISSVYLYLTGQNLLTFSKFKLWDPELGSNGAGYPPVRIFAFGLRAAF; encoded by the coding sequence ATGAAACTATCCATCATATTGTTGGTAGCAACCATACTTCAGGCAAGTGCTTCAGGTTACGCACAAAAAATTACATTATCAGAAAAAAATGCTCCATTAGAAAAAGTTCTTAAAGAAATTAGGGAACAATGCGGATATGATTTCTTCTATAATTCAAAGGTAATTAAGCAGGCTAACCCGGTAAGTATTGATGTTCTGAATACCGAATTAGAAGAAGTATTAAAACTGACATTTAAAGGGCAGCCGTTTATTTATAGTATAAGCGAGAAAACAATTATTATCAAACCTAAACCTTTTAATTCACCGTCTCAGCCAATACCCGTTATAAAGGTTTCGGGTATTGTTACTGATTCAAAGGGGCTTACCTTACCGGGGGCCAGTGTGCGTATTAAAGGCACCAATAAAGGAGTGGTAACTGATACCGAGGGGCGCTTTACCATTGATGCCGACGTTAACAGTATCCTTGTTGTTTCATTTGCCGGTTTTGTTGCCAAAGAAATTACAGTTACCGAAGCAACATCATCCCTTACTGTTCAATTACTGGATGATACCAAAGGAATAAATGAGGTAGTAGTAGTAGGTTATGGCAAACAAAAAAAGCTGACGATAACCGGGGCTGTTACCACTGTAAACGTGGCCGATATAACAACGCCCAACCGCTCATTATCTAATGCCCTTGCAGGAAAAGTGGCCGGGGTAATATCAATGCAAAGAAGCGGAGAACCTGGTTATGATAATGCATCATTTACCATTCGTGGCATTGGTACTTTTACAGGTAATGCAAACCCGCTTATTATTATTGACGGGGTGCAACGTGATGATGTAAACAGCACTTATGGCGGGGCTTACAATAACATCGACCCGGAAGATATTCAAAGTATTTCGTTGTTAAAAGATGCTTCGTCAACCGCTGTATATGGTGCCAAAGGTGCAAATGGGGTTTTAATTATAACTACCAAAAGAGGTGTTGCAGGCAAACCAAAAATTTCATTAAAAACAGAAGCTTCAATGTCTGGCCTTACCAAAACACCAAAAATGCTGGATGCGGTATCATGGATGAGATTACATAACGAAGCAACTACAAATGACGGTAACGCCGCGGCCTATTCTGAAGAAACTATTCAAAAAACAGCCAGCGGTTTAGATCCATATCTGTATCCCAATGTTAACTGGATAAAATCTGTTTACAAGGATTGGGCACCGGGATACAACACCAACCTGAATGTTAGCGGCGGTGCGTCAACGGTAAGGTACTATGTTTCGGCATCTTTTTATGATCAGGATGGAAGCTATAAGGTAACGAAGCAAAATGGTTATAACCCCAACCTCAACTTCAAAAGATATGATTTTAGGTCGAACCTGGATATAGATTTAACCAAAACCACTTTATTAACCATGAACCTGGATGCGATGCTGGTGAGCAGCCGTTATCCCGGCCTTTCTGCCGGTAGTATCTGGTATGAGTCGTATTTAACCCCGCCCAATGCATTCCCGATACAATACCCGGGAGGTAAATGGGCCGGTCCGTTTAACAACGGGGGATCCAACCCGGTGAACGATATTCAAAATTCTGGTTATAACAGCGAGTTTCGCCCAACTGTTCAATCTGTTTTCTCTATCAACCAAAAACTGGATGCTATTACTGACGGCTTAAGTGCCATGGCAAGGTTTTCATTTGATTCTTATAGCGAAAACGACAACGGCAGAACAGGTACCAATGATCTTTTTTTAGCCACGTCAAGAGACCCGCAGGGTAATTTGGTATTCGGCCAGTCGAGGTACGGAAGCCAGTTTTTAGGATACACCCAGTCATCATCGGCCGAGAAAACCATGTACCTGGAAACAAACATTAATTACGACCAGGCTTTTGGCAAACATCACGTAGGCGGACTGCTTTTATATAACATGCGGTCGAGGGTGCAGAGTTCGGCCGGGAGCGTTATTAGTTCTATTCCCTATAATAACCAGGGTTTAGCCGCCAGGGCTACTTATGCATATGCTGATAGGTATTTGCTTGAGTTTGATGCCGGTTATACAGGTTCAGAAAATTTTGAGCCGGGTAAAAAATTCGGGTTTTTCCCTTCTGTATCCGGGGGGTGGGTAATTTCAAGAGAACCATTTTTTACGGCGCTTTCAAAAACATTTAACCTGCTTAAAATAAGGGGCTCTCACGGCCTTGTGGGTAATGACCAGATTGGGTCTAATTACGGTATTACCAGGTTCCCTTATATCAACCAGTACGGCGGCGGCGGATCTGTAGGTTTAGGCCTTAACGGAACCGTGTATGGCGGCACTACCGAAACCGTAATTGGGGTAGAGAACCTTACCTGGGAAAAAGCAACCAAAGATAATATTGGTTTAGAAATAGGATTGTTCAATAAGTTGAATATTACTATTGACGCCTATAAAGAGAGAAGAACCAATATCCTTGTTCAACGCGGTTCATTGTCTGGAATACTGGGCGTAAGCGGGGCTGTATTTGCCAATTTGGGCGAAATGAACAACCATGGTATTGAAGGCAATGTTGAATATAATGAAAATTTTGGCAAAGTGTCACTTCGTCTTTATGGCAACTTTACTTACAATAATAATAAAATTGTACAGCAGGACGAACCAAAGCAACTGTACGCTTACCAACAGTCAACAGGGCGTAAGTATGGCGATAATTTGATGTATGTTGCCGAAGGGCTGTTTACATCGCAGGAAGATGTTGATAAAAGCCCCACCCAGTTTGGCGCGATATTAAGGCCCGGCGATATAAAGTACAAAGATGTAAATAACGACGGCGTAATAAACAGCTTTGATAAGGTATACACCGGTAAATCAGACGTGCCTACTATTTTATATGGTGCGGGCTTTACGGTTGGTTATAAGAAATTCGATCTCTCGCTATTTTTTCAGGGAACTTCGAATGTAATTATAATGGCGAACGGTTCGTCCATCACCGGCGCGGGTGCAACCGGTGCAGGTATTGTACCGTTTACCGGTATGGGTACTTATCCATCCGGTATGCTGGCCAACCTGGAAAGCCGGTGGACGGTTGAAAACCCCAGCCAAAATGTAGATTACCCACGGTTAGGCATTGCCAACCAGAATAGTAACAATTATCAGCCAAGTACATGGTGGTCTAAAGATGCAAGTTTTGTCCGTTTAAAACAGGCAACATTAGGGTATACACTTAAGCCGCTGTTCCTGACAAAAGCGGGTATCAGCTCGGTTTACCTTTATTTAACGGGCCAAAATCTGCTAACGTTCTCCAAATTCAAACTTTGGGACCCCGAACTCGGCTCTAATGGCGCAGGCTACCCGCCGGTAAGAATATTTGCTTTTGGGTTGCGGGCTGCATTTTAG
- a CDS encoding RagB/SusD family nutrient uptake outer membrane protein, with the protein MKKNILIMAVGVWFLSASLSSCNYLNKKPDNLLTSDLIWSTRANAESYLYNIYGYIVETDGGDFSAMGASDESSVSIPGTNVRQMVAGNWSPVNAYFDNWDNYYRGIRSSFIFEANIDKVPASQLSVTLKNQYKAESRFLRGWFYWQLIKQYGPVVKVTEALSLNADFNKFPRSSFDECKDYVNTLMDQAAAGLPAEWATTSNYGRPTKGSCLAVKAQLALLAASPLWNGNPSFASFKNQDGTQLAPTVYDANKWKIAADAAKAVIDLGSYKLFTNLDNGGTVFDPYLSVRDLFITNWNSEIIFSRNSWNYTGYTKCVTPGAGGYSMYNATQNVVDAFYMNNGKTIDDPSSGYIASNFAQSNGGKYWEHKKGQWNMYANREPRFYAYIQYNGRPVLPAPTVDDKNYYSSTENIDGTGRAEFYYNGKAGAKASGASNNITGYDVLKNVSPADNIRQWTANYRPFILIRYAEILLDYVEALNEYDPSNQNIVLYLDQIRSRAGLPGIETVYPGAVGNKDLMRKYILRERQVELCFESDRYYTLIRRLLLGADENQTIYGLNVNTDDQGQGFSFGALYNKTLFQKRVWNNKMYLFPISQYQLDRDRALVQNPGW; encoded by the coding sequence ATGAAAAAAAATATACTAATTATGGCTGTTGGGGTATGGTTCCTGAGTGCCAGTTTATCTTCCTGTAATTATCTTAATAAAAAGCCCGATAACCTGTTAACATCTGACTTGATTTGGAGCACCAGGGCCAATGCCGAATCATACCTGTACAATATATATGGATATATTGTTGAAACCGACGGCGGCGATTTTAGTGCTATGGGCGCAAGCGATGAATCATCTGTATCTATCCCGGGTACCAATGTAAGGCAAATGGTTGCGGGCAACTGGAGCCCTGTAAATGCTTATTTTGACAATTGGGATAACTATTATAGAGGGATCCGGTCGTCATTTATTTTTGAAGCTAATATTGACAAGGTTCCGGCCAGCCAGTTAAGTGTAACCTTAAAAAATCAATATAAGGCAGAATCCCGGTTTTTAAGAGGATGGTTTTACTGGCAGTTGATAAAACAATATGGTCCGGTTGTAAAAGTGACCGAAGCACTAAGTTTAAATGCCGATTTCAACAAGTTCCCAAGATCATCTTTTGACGAGTGTAAAGACTATGTTAACACGCTAATGGATCAGGCAGCAGCCGGTTTACCTGCAGAATGGGCTACAACCAGTAATTACGGCCGGCCAACAAAAGGTAGCTGCCTTGCTGTAAAAGCACAACTTGCTTTGCTGGCAGCCAGTCCGTTATGGAATGGTAACCCTTCGTTTGCCTCTTTTAAAAACCAGGATGGCACACAGCTGGCACCAACGGTATATGATGCCAATAAATGGAAAATAGCAGCCGATGCTGCCAAAGCAGTAATTGACCTTGGCTCATATAAATTATTTACCAATCTTGACAACGGTGGGACCGTATTTGATCCTTATCTGTCGGTAAGGGACCTTTTCATTACCAACTGGAACAGTGAGATCATTTTTTCAAGAAATTCATGGAATTACACAGGTTATACCAAGTGTGTAACGCCTGGTGCCGGCGGGTATAGTATGTATAATGCTACCCAAAACGTTGTAGATGCATTTTACATGAATAATGGCAAAACCATTGACGATCCCTCATCCGGATACATTGCAAGCAATTTTGCGCAAAGCAATGGCGGCAAGTACTGGGAGCACAAAAAGGGGCAATGGAACATGTACGCCAACCGCGAACCAAGGTTTTATGCTTACATCCAATATAATGGCCGGCCGGTATTACCTGCACCAACGGTTGATGATAAAAACTATTATTCGTCAACCGAAAATATTGACGGAACAGGCCGGGCCGAGTTTTATTATAATGGCAAGGCCGGAGCAAAAGCAAGCGGGGCCAGCAATAACATTACAGGCTATGATGTGCTGAAAAATGTAAGTCCTGCCGATAATATAAGGCAATGGACTGCCAACTACAGGCCTTTTATACTGATAAGGTATGCCGAAATTTTGCTTGATTATGTAGAAGCTTTAAATGAGTACGATCCATCTAACCAAAATATCGTGCTTTACCTTGACCAGATTAGGAGCAGGGCCGGTTTGCCGGGCATAGAAACTGTTTACCCCGGCGCAGTTGGAAACAAAGATTTGATGCGCAAATACATTTTGAGAGAAAGACAAGTGGAGCTGTGTTTTGAAAGCGACAGATACTATACCCTGATTAGAAGGCTATTATTAGGTGCCGATGAAAACCAAACCATTTACGGATTAAATGTAAATACCGACGACCAGGGACAAGGATTTTCGTTTGGCGCTCTTTATAATAAAACACTTTTCCAAAAAAGGGTATGGAACAATAAAATGTATTTGTTCCCAATTTCCCAGTATCAATTAGACCGTGACAGGGCATTGGTTCAAAATCCCGGTTGGTAG
- a CDS encoding IPT/TIG domain-containing protein, whose amino-acid sequence MKTFINIMAKGINQCLFAGGVFIMIAFISCKKDKTPTHNNNSPININSFIPAQGGGGTEVLINGSNFSTDTSQIAVTLNGVKLKIIGANTTQMMVVIPKKAGTGPIMVTIGKGTATSTTSFTYQYTRTVTTLAGSGKAGFANGQGTDAMFDFSGQGWYRSCGVAVDDNLNVYVADPGNHCIRKIDTGGNVTTLAGNPGVSGYSDGKGTAATFSLPYDVAVDAQGNVYSADPGNWDIRKISPDGMATTWAWGNQSPWSVAVDKTTGYVYYSSCSSPGSIYQVSAQWTAKEVVSGLNYPAGIKFDKTGNLYVSMNGDHVIKKYTAGTWQGSIIAGQQGSAGYVNGGPAVSKFSLPWGIAVDNNSNIYVAGNGTVYGDTGHPDQSIRFIQAGTFEVSTFAGSSTAGYTDAIGGFALFSAPTGVAVDKNGTVYVLDKNNNRIRKIVSE is encoded by the coding sequence ATGAAAACATTCATAAACATAATGGCAAAAGGCATAAATCAATGCTTATTTGCCGGCGGGGTTTTTATAATGATAGCTTTTATAAGTTGTAAAAAAGACAAAACTCCCACACATAATAACAATTCGCCAATTAACATTAACAGCTTTATTCCGGCACAGGGCGGTGGCGGAACAGAAGTACTTATTAACGGCAGTAATTTTTCAACAGATACTTCGCAAATCGCAGTTACCCTTAATGGGGTAAAGCTCAAAATCATCGGTGCCAATACCACGCAAATGATGGTAGTGATACCTAAAAAAGCCGGAACCGGGCCTATTATGGTAACGATAGGGAAGGGAACGGCAACAAGCACAACTAGCTTTACTTATCAGTATACCAGAACGGTTACTACGCTGGCCGGGTCGGGTAAAGCCGGTTTTGCCAATGGGCAGGGAACAGATGCCATGTTTGATTTTAGCGGCCAGGGCTGGTACAGAAGCTGCGGTGTAGCTGTTGATGATAACCTGAATGTGTATGTTGCCGATCCGGGGAATCACTGCATCCGGAAAATTGATACCGGCGGAAACGTTACAACGCTGGCCGGTAACCCGGGAGTTTCTGGTTATTCTGATGGGAAAGGTACAGCCGCAACTTTTTCTTTGCCTTATGATGTGGCTGTTGATGCCCAGGGCAATGTATACTCTGCCGACCCGGGGAACTGGGATATCCGGAAGATAAGCCCTGATGGTATGGCTACTACCTGGGCCTGGGGAAACCAATCGCCCTGGAGTGTGGCTGTTGATAAAACTACCGGCTATGTTTATTACTCAAGCTGCTCCAGTCCGGGAAGTATTTACCAGGTATCAGCACAGTGGACCGCTAAAGAAGTTGTATCCGGCCTTAATTATCCCGCAGGCATCAAGTTTGATAAAACCGGTAATCTATACGTATCAATGAACGGAGATCACGTTATCAAAAAGTATACTGCCGGAACATGGCAGGGTAGCATTATTGCCGGCCAGCAGGGGAGTGCCGGATACGTTAACGGAGGGCCCGCAGTTTCAAAATTTTCGTTGCCATGGGGTATCGCTGTAGATAACAATAGCAATATATATGTGGCAGGTAACGGAACCGTTTATGGCGATACCGGTCACCCCGATCAAAGCATCCGCTTTATACAGGCCGGTACATTTGAAGTAAGCACTTTTGCCGGAAGTAGTACGGCCGGGTACACCGATGCAATAGGAGGGTTTGCGCTTTTTAGCGCGCCAACCGGTGTTGCTGTAGATAAAAACGGAACTGTTTACGTGTTAGACAAAAATAATAACCGGATACGGAAAATAGTTTCCGAATAA
- a CDS encoding right-handed parallel beta-helix repeat-containing protein produces the protein MKFYINILLVCVCALQTLACSKKTAGNNVVPIAAIHVYYVAANGSDANAGTIGAPFQTINTALTHATPGDTVMVRGGAYYEKVVFPKSGIMNKLITVKAFPGEKPVIDGSKIIISGWMSLVTLSNVRYITLDGFDICNFTSAAFNTDPEGIAINGDSHDITIKNCNIYNIKSNASLADWRSGHAILVIGNGTTAITNLVITGCTVHDTQTGTSENVTLAGNIDGFIFNHNKVYDTENIGIIVAGGDNLNKTGAVATNYARNGIISDNEFHDNSMTKTPEIWGPDRYGAISIYVCGGANTIIERNKVYNSDRGIGLVSESNVYATRTTIVRNNFVYNCYRTGIYMGDYLNYTSGGTKDCYVVNNTLYQNDRVVGAFGEIEGEIRLTEHCDNNVIKNNIVYARPVDVFIHKYTSTGSNNIIGNNLYFTTGTPQWIWNSTNGTPYTNLNAWKTASANDANSLYGADPLLKSISLPDLHIQSSSPAKNSGQVISADINGATDIDGNARVVGNKISKGAQQ, from the coding sequence ATGAAATTTTATATCAATATTTTGTTAGTGTGTGTTTGCGCTTTACAAACGCTGGCCTGCAGCAAAAAAACAGCTGGTAATAATGTGGTGCCCATAGCAGCTATCCATGTTTATTACGTGGCAGCAAACGGGTCTGATGCTAATGCAGGCACAATCGGCGCGCCCTTCCAAACCATCAATACCGCACTAACCCATGCCACGCCCGGCGATACCGTTATGGTTAGGGGAGGCGCTTACTACGAAAAAGTGGTGTTCCCAAAATCGGGAATAATGAATAAGTTGATTACCGTAAAAGCATTCCCCGGAGAAAAGCCCGTAATAGACGGAAGCAAAATAATTATTTCAGGATGGATGTCGTTAGTTACCCTAAGTAACGTAAGGTATATAACGCTTGATGGTTTTGATATCTGCAATTTTACAAGTGCTGCTTTTAATACCGATCCCGAGGGTATAGCAATTAACGGCGACTCGCACGATATCACGATTAAAAACTGTAATATTTATAATATTAAAAGCAATGCTTCATTAGCTGATTGGCGTAGCGGCCATGCTATACTGGTTATAGGCAACGGCACCACTGCTATTACCAACCTGGTTATTACCGGATGTACCGTGCATGATACACAAACCGGTACAAGCGAAAACGTAACGTTGGCGGGTAATATTGACGGCTTTATTTTTAACCATAATAAAGTATACGATACGGAAAACATCGGGATAATTGTAGCCGGTGGCGATAACCTTAATAAAACCGGCGCAGTTGCCACCAATTACGCCCGTAATGGAATAATCAGCGATAACGAGTTTCACGATAACTCGATGACCAAAACACCAGAAATTTGGGGACCAGACAGGTATGGCGCCATTTCTATTTACGTATGCGGCGGCGCTAACACCATTATTGAACGGAACAAAGTATATAACAGCGACCGTGGGATAGGGCTGGTGAGCGAAAGTAACGTGTATGCTACCCGAACCACCATTGTGCGAAACAACTTTGTGTATAACTGCTACCGTACCGGCATATACATGGGCGATTATTTAAACTATACGTCCGGCGGAACTAAAGACTGTTACGTGGTAAACAATACGCTGTATCAAAATGATCGTGTTGTGGGCGCATTTGGTGAGATTGAAGGCGAGATAAGACTTACAGAGCATTGCGACAACAACGTAATAAAAAACAATATTGTATACGCCAGGCCGGTTGATGTGTTTATTCACAAGTATACTTCAACCGGGAGCAACAACATAATTGGTAACAATTTATACTTTACCACAGGTACTCCGCAATGGATATGGAACAGTACCAATGGTACTCCGTACACCAATTTAAACGCATGGAAAACAGCCAGCGCTAACGATGCTAATTCGCTATATGGCGCAGATCCTTTACTAAAAAGCATCTCGCTGCCAGATCTCCATATACAATCATCGTCTCCTGCAAAAAATTCCGGGCAGGTAATTTCGGCAGATATAAACGGGGCAACAGATATTGATGGAAATGCACGTGTTGTGGGCAATAAGATCAGTAAGGGCGCACAGCAATAA